CCCTGGGCGTCGAGCAGCTCGCGCTCGATGGTCTCGGCGTGCTCGGTGAGCGCGGCGGCGATAGGGGCGAACGCCTCCGCGAGCTGCTCGTCGTCGCCCTGCGCGGCGACGGACGTCGCCCACTCGGTCGCGAGGAAGGCATGACTTCCGCGGTTGTCGAGCTCGCCAACCTTGCGCTTGGGCGACTTGTCGGCGCTCAGCAGCGCCTCCGTCGCGGCGTCGAGGGCGGCTGCGAGCACGCCGGCGCGGGCGTTGCCCGTCGACGCGGCCAGGTGGCGCAGGCTCTCGGCGAGCGCCAGGAACTCGCCGAGCGAGTCCCACCGCAGGTGGTTCTCCTCCATGAGCTGCTGCACGTGCTTCGGCGCCGAGCCGCCGGCGCCGGTCTCGAACAGCCCCCCGCCGTTCATGAGGGGAACGACCGAGAGCATCTTGGCGCTCGTGCCGACCTCGAGGATCGGGAAGAGATCGGTGAGATAGTCGCGAAGCACGTTGCCGGTCACCGAGATCGTGTCGAGACCCTGGCGGATGCGGTCGACCGAGAACTGCGTCGCCTCCACGGGTGACATGATGCGGATGTCGAGCCCCTCCGTGTCGTGGTCCTGCAGGTACCGCTCGATCTTGGCGACGAGGTTCCTGTCGTGCGCGCGCTCCGGATCGAGCCAGAACACGGCGGGGCTCTCGGAGGCACGGGCCCGCGTCACCGCGAGCTTCACCCAGTCGCGGATGGGAGCATCTTTGGTCTGGCAGGCGCGCCAGATGTCGCCGGGCTCGACGTCGTGCGACATCAGGACCTCGTCCGCCGCGTTGACGACGCGCACCGTGCCGGCGGTCGAGATCTCGAAGGTCTTGTCGTGACTGCCGTACTCCTCGGCCTTCTGCGCCATGAGCCCGACGTTGGGCACCGAGCCCATCGTGCGCGGGTCGAAGGCGCCGTTCCGGCGGCAGTCGTCGAGGACGACCTGGTAGATGCCGGCGTAGCTCGAGTCGGGCAGCACGGCGAGCGTGTCGGCCTCTTCGCCGTCCGGGCCCCACATATGCCCCGACGTGCGGATCATGGCGGGCATCGAGGCGTCGACGATGACGTCGCTCGGCACGTGGAGGTTCGTGATGCCCTTGTCGGAGTTGACCATCGCGAGGCGCGGTCCGGCGGCGAGGTCGGCGTCGATCGCGGCCTTCACGGCGTCGCGGGTGGCGGCATCGAGCTCCTCGAGTCCGGAGAGGATCGACGCGAGCCCGTTGTCCGGCGTCAGGCCCGCCGCCGCCAGCGCGTCGCCGTGCTCGGCGAATACGGTCGGCAGGAATGCGCGCACGACGTGTCCGAAGATGATCGGATCGCTGACCTTCATCATCGTGGCCTTGAGGTGCGCCGAGAACAGCACGTCGTCGGCCTTGGCCCTGGCGATCTGTTCGTCGAGGAAGGCGTCGAGTGCGGCCGCGCGCATGACCGTCGCGTCGACGACCTCGCCCTCGAGCACGGGCAGCGATGCCTTGAGGGCGGTGACCGAGCCGTCAGCCGCGACGTGCTCGATACGCAGCACGTCGTCGGCCGGGAGCACGACCGACTGCTCGTTCGACCGGAAGTCGCCGTCCTGCATCGTCGCCACGTTGGTCTTCGACTCGGGCGACCAGGCGCCCATCGAGTGGGGGTGCGACCGGGCGAAGTTCTTGACCGCAGCCGGCGCACGGCGATCAGAGTTCCCTTCGCGCAGCACCGGATTGACCGCCGAGCCTTTGACGCGGTCGTATCGCGCCCTCGTCTCGAGCTCGGCCTCCGTGGTGGCCTCGTCGGGGTAGTCGGGCAGGTCGTAACCGAGCGCCTGAAGCTCGGCGATCGCCGCCTTCACCTGCGGGATCGACGCCGAGATGTTCGGCAGCTTGATGATGTTGGCCTCGGGCGACTTCGCGAGCTCGCCGAGCTCGGAGAGATCGTCACCGATTCGCTGCTCATCGGTGAGCGCCTCGGGGAACATGGCGATGATCCGGCCGGCGAGGGAGATGTCGCGCGTCTCGAGATCGACCCCCGCGGTCGAGGCGAAGGCCTGCACGATGGGCAGAAACGAGTAGGTGGCGAGCAGCGGCGCCTCGTCGGTGTGCGTGTAGATGATCTTGCCCATGTGGCGAAGCTCTCCCTCGGGTCGGTGGCAGCGGGCGCGCGTCGGCGCGCCGGACGCGCCCACCAGCCTACCGACGAGTCGTGGCAGGGCCTGACCCGTCGGATAGATGCGCGGAAGCGTCGGTTCTGAGCAAGCCACGAAGGTCGGTGACTACCATTTCGAGCCATGGATCCCGTGTGGCTGTTTCTCGTGTTGGCCCTTGTCGTCGTCATCGCCGTTGCGCTCGTCGCCGTCGTGGTCTCGGCGCGCAAGACCGTTCGGCGCCAGCAGGAGAGGCTCGACGCCGCCTGGACCGCGATCACGGGCCAGATCTCGGCGCGAAGCGAGACGCTCGCGGAGCTGCGAAGTCGCGTCGAGACGGTCGCGGGTCATGAGCGCTCGAGGCTCACGGACCTCAACGCGGCCGTCGCCGACCTCGAGACCGCCGATGACGCGCAGGACGCATCGCGGGCGGAAGACCGGGTTCAGGGGGGCATCCGGGAGCTGCTTCACGTCGCCGAGGGATACCCCGACCTGCAGCGCGACAAGGACTTCCTCCGCCTGCAGGGCGAGCTCGCTCGCGAGGGCGGCGAGATCCAGACCGCACGCCGCCAGTACAACGGCACGGTTCGCGAGTACAACACGAAGATCCGCACGTTTCCCGGCGCCCTCGTCGCCCGCAGTCTCGGCGCATCCCCTCGTCCCTACTTCGAGGTGGCGGACCGCGCGGCGATCTCCGCTCCGCCGAAGGTGCAGTTCTGAACACCTGCGCGGCACGGCTCGCGGCCACGTGGCCGGATGTCGGGCCTCAGCGGCCGTAGGATCACCGTCATGAGCGAGGAATCGCAGGAATCTCCGCCGGCCTCACCGGCCGAGCCGCAGGAACCCGGGTCGCAGGACGCCGGGCGTCGCGGTTCGACCAGGGTGGCACGGCAGGAGCAGGCGAGCCGGCTCGTGCCCGAGGCGGAACTGGTGCCGAAGGGCATGCGCATCGCGGGCGCCTGGTCGTGGCGCATCGTCGCGATCGTGCTCGCGCTGATCCCGCTCGGCTGGCTCATCTCGCAGGCGACGCTCATCGTCGTTCCCGTGCTCGTGGCGGCGCTGCTCGCGTCCCTGCTCATGCCGGTCATGAACGTGCTCATGATCCGCGCCCGATTCCCGAAGTGGGCGGCGCTGATCGTCTCCCTGCTCGTGCTGTTCGCCGCCATCGCGTTCCTCGTCTGGCTCGTCGTGAACGCCTTCGCCGACGGCTTCGACATCGACTGGTCGCGCCTCGAAGACCAGTGGGCCAATTTCGTCGTCTACCTCCGCGAGTCGCCCCTGCACGTGACCGACGAGCAGATCTCGGCCGCGATCGGCCAGATGATCGAGTGGGTCGAGTCGAACGTCTCGAACCTGCTCAGCCAGGCCGTCTCGGTGGGGTCGACGGCGTTCGCGTTCCTCACCGGCACGCTCGTGACGCTGTTCGCCCTGATCTTCTACCTGCTCGACGGCGGGGCCATCTGGCGCTTCATCGTCTCGCTGTTTCCCCGCGAGGCCAGGGCGGCCATCGACGGTGCGGGGCGCCGCGGCTGGGTCACGATCGGCCACTACGTCCGCGTGCAGATCTTCGTGGCGTTCATCGACGCTCTGGGCATCGGCGTCGGTGCCGCCATCCTCGGCGTGCCGTTCGCGGTGCCGCTCGCCATCATCGTGTTCCTCGCCTCGTTCGTGCCGTTCGTGGGTGCGATCGCTTCCGGGGCGCTCGCCGTGCTGGTCGCGCTCGTCTACCTCGGCTTCTGGCCCGCCGTCATCATGCTCGCCATCGTCATCGGCGTGCAGCAGATCGAGTCGCACGTGCTCCAGCCCCTCATCATGGGCCAGGCAGTCAAGGTGCACCCGCTCGGCGTCGTGCTCTCCGTGAGTGCGGGCACCCTCTTCGGCGGGATCGCCGGGGCGGTGTTCGCCGTGCCGCTCGTCGCGAGCGCCAAGGTCATGGTCGAGTACATCGCGTCGGGCGACTGGCGCGGGCTCCCCGATCCGACGCGGGCTCCTCGGCGGCCGCAACAACGGCGCGGACGATTCGTACGCCATCCAACCATCGAGAAAGCGAACGACGAGTGACGTTGACCGAACCACCGACCGCCGCCCTGCCGACCCTCGCAACGCTCGAAGCCGCCCGCGAGATCGTCCGAAAGGTCATTACTCCGACGCCCGTCGACTCGGCCCGCTTCCTCGAGGCGCGGTTGGGGGCGCCCGTCATGCTGAAGTGCGAGAACATGCAGCGCACGGGGTCGTACAAGATCCGCGGCGCCACGTACCGGCTGTCGCAGCTGACGGAGGCGCAGCGGGCGAACGGGGTGGTGGCGGCCTCGGCGGGCAACCACGCCCAGGGCGTCGCGTACGCCGCGCGGGAGCTCGGCATCGCCGCCCGCATCTTCATGCCCGTGACGGTGCCGCTGCCGAAGCTCGAAGCAACTCA
This sequence is a window from Pseudoclavibacter endophyticus. Protein-coding genes within it:
- a CDS encoding LemA family protein — protein: MDPVWLFLVLALVVVIAVALVAVVVSARKTVRRQQERLDAAWTAITGQISARSETLAELRSRVETVAGHERSRLTDLNAAVADLETADDAQDASRAEDRVQGGIRELLHVAEGYPDLQRDKDFLRLQGELAREGGEIQTARRQYNGTVREYNTKIRTFPGALVARSLGASPRPYFEVADRAAISAPPKVQF
- a CDS encoding AI-2E family transporter, with translation MSEESQESPPASPAEPQEPGSQDAGRRGSTRVARQEQASRLVPEAELVPKGMRIAGAWSWRIVAIVLALIPLGWLISQATLIVVPVLVAALLASLLMPVMNVLMIRARFPKWAALIVSLLVLFAAIAFLVWLVVNAFADGFDIDWSRLEDQWANFVVYLRESPLHVTDEQISAAIGQMIEWVESNVSNLLSQAVSVGSTAFAFLTGTLVTLFALIFYLLDGGAIWRFIVSLFPREARAAIDGAGRRGWVTIGHYVRVQIFVAFIDALGIGVGAAILGVPFAVPLAIIVFLASFVPFVGAIASGALAVLVALVYLGFWPAVIMLAIVIGVQQIESHVLQPLIMGQAVKVHPLGVVLSVSAGTLFGGIAGAVFAVPLVASAKVMVEYIASGDWRGLPDPTRAPRRPQQRRGRFVRHPTIEKANDE
- a CDS encoding NADP-dependent isocitrate dehydrogenase, which encodes MGKIIYTHTDEAPLLATYSFLPIVQAFASTAGVDLETRDISLAGRIIAMFPEALTDEQRIGDDLSELGELAKSPEANIIKLPNISASIPQVKAAIAELQALGYDLPDYPDEATTEAELETRARYDRVKGSAVNPVLREGNSDRRAPAAVKNFARSHPHSMGAWSPESKTNVATMQDGDFRSNEQSVVLPADDVLRIEHVAADGSVTALKASLPVLEGEVVDATVMRAAALDAFLDEQIARAKADDVLFSAHLKATMMKVSDPIIFGHVVRAFLPTVFAEHGDALAAAGLTPDNGLASILSGLEELDAATRDAVKAAIDADLAAGPRLAMVNSDKGITNLHVPSDVIVDASMPAMIRTSGHMWGPDGEEADTLAVLPDSSYAGIYQVVLDDCRRNGAFDPRTMGSVPNVGLMAQKAEEYGSHDKTFEISTAGTVRVVNAADEVLMSHDVEPGDIWRACQTKDAPIRDWVKLAVTRARASESPAVFWLDPERAHDRNLVAKIERYLQDHDTEGLDIRIMSPVEATQFSVDRIRQGLDTISVTGNVLRDYLTDLFPILEVGTSAKMLSVVPLMNGGGLFETGAGGSAPKHVQQLMEENHLRWDSLGEFLALAESLRHLAASTGNARAGVLAAALDAATEALLSADKSPKRKVGELDNRGSHAFLATEWATSVAAQGDDEQLAEAFAPIAAALTEHAETIERELLDAQGTPVDLGGYYRPDAAKASAVMRPSATFNRIIDGLGA